One part of the Burkholderia vietnamiensis LMG 10929 genome encodes these proteins:
- a CDS encoding diaminobutyrate--2-oxoglutarate transaminase family protein translates to MEKLEYLKRVESKARTYATSIPRLFTHAKGVRIRDSDGQEYIDCLSNAGTLALGHNHPEVNEAVMRFLSSDQMQQALDLGTPAKHAFVEQLFSLLPAALARTGKIQFCSPSGADGVEAALKLTRHHTGRSTVMAFHGAYHGMTAGALAVTGKLTPKPAGATGQDVHFLPFPYAFRCPFGTDGSATDRLSINYIRTVLSDPESGIPKPAAVIVEVVQGEGGCIPASDAWLIELRELTLRHEIPLIVDEVQTGLGRTGAMFAIEHSGIRPDVLVLSKAFGGGYPLSVVVYDERLDTWPAGAHAGTFRGNQIAMVAGLTTMQIVERDGLSAHAERVGKLLLAGLEALAQRFACLGQIRGRGLMIGAEVVAPGSDGRAGPADGALAKAIKQNCLRNGLVIETGGRNGAVLRFLPPLILSEPDAHEVLNRFEHAVETACRA, encoded by the coding sequence ATGGAAAAACTCGAGTATCTGAAGCGTGTCGAATCGAAGGCGCGAACCTACGCGACCTCCATTCCGCGGCTGTTTACCCATGCCAAGGGCGTCCGCATACGCGACTCGGACGGGCAGGAATACATCGACTGTCTGTCGAATGCGGGCACGCTCGCGCTCGGACACAATCACCCGGAAGTCAACGAAGCCGTCATGCGGTTTCTGTCGTCCGATCAGATGCAGCAGGCGCTCGACCTCGGTACGCCGGCCAAGCACGCGTTCGTCGAGCAGCTGTTCTCGCTGTTGCCCGCCGCGCTCGCCAGAACCGGCAAGATCCAGTTCTGCAGCCCGAGCGGCGCGGACGGCGTCGAAGCGGCGCTCAAGCTGACCCGGCACCATACGGGCCGCTCGACGGTCATGGCGTTTCACGGCGCGTATCACGGGATGACGGCGGGCGCGCTCGCCGTGACGGGCAAGCTCACGCCCAAACCGGCCGGCGCCACCGGGCAGGACGTGCATTTCCTGCCGTTTCCGTATGCGTTCCGCTGCCCGTTCGGCACGGACGGATCGGCCACCGATCGACTGAGCATCAACTATATCCGGACCGTCCTGTCGGACCCGGAGAGCGGCATACCGAAGCCGGCGGCCGTCATCGTCGAGGTCGTGCAAGGCGAAGGCGGCTGCATCCCCGCCTCCGACGCGTGGCTGATCGAGCTGCGCGAGCTGACGCTGCGGCATGAAATCCCGCTGATCGTCGACGAAGTGCAGACGGGGCTCGGCAGAACCGGCGCGATGTTCGCGATCGAGCATTCCGGCATCCGCCCCGACGTGCTGGTGTTGTCGAAGGCATTCGGCGGCGGCTATCCGTTGTCGGTCGTGGTCTACGACGAGCGCCTCGACACCTGGCCGGCCGGCGCGCACGCCGGCACGTTCCGCGGCAACCAGATCGCGATGGTGGCCGGCCTGACGACCATGCAGATCGTCGAACGGGACGGGTTGTCGGCGCACGCCGAGCGCGTCGGCAAGCTGCTGCTCGCGGGCCTCGAGGCGCTGGCGCAACGGTTTGCGTGCCTTGGCCAGATCCGCGGCCGCGGCCTGATGATCGGCGCCGAAGTCGTCGCGCCGGGCAGCGACGGCCGCGCCGGCCCGGCCGATGGGGCGCTCGCCAAAGCCATCAAGCAGAACTGCCTGCGCAATGGCCTCGTCATCGAAACCGGCGGACGCAACGGCGCGGTGCTCAGGTTTCTGCCGCCGCTGATCCTGTCCGAGCCGGACGCCCACGAGGTTCTCAATCGCTTCGAGCATGCCGTGGAAACGGCCTGCCGCGCATAG
- the tssF gene encoding type VI secretion system baseplate subunit TssF, protein MAIEPEDLLPHFERELGLLRRSMRAFTQHYPKIAARLAMAGEHSDDPHVERLLQSFALMCARHDIRLEDEVPEFTHALIDTIHGAFLRPFPSCAMAQFRVDRDSKQTEPRIVPRGTQLVAPNSRLVFRTAADVTLVPLTVSAVRYATSTVAPMQTTLPSDTTGILSFTLELTAPSAQFSIAPDMLRIHLAGEREVVAALADGVLMHATRAFVELDGNGRWRRVDMPLAAAGFDDADALLPPPRDNTTAPFHLLMEYGAFPARFDNLDLDLARLKRLAGGARRITLHLALAGVHPDSRRAQRLIAASADNLRLFCTPVVNLFSSNAEPIETKAGQAYYALKPFSLKSAATTEIWSVDQVRITTAQGAALLPPFESLQHALGAAPGPYWIVLRDEARRAPKPPSEPGKPGQEALRRHATGARAAGLRGLELALVNARGEPVDPAAQRQLDIALSCTNGNLADMRERRLAVRDGDSGDEIELLAQPSASPAPILRRGDLWELLSWLVPQAARLNADGLNEFKRLCTRFGMSAPDAGRRFDALVSLSTARVRGWMPGKPASAFVQGLDVRLVIDEQRFVQFSLAGLARVMDRLFSPYVPVTSFVQIVLVSAETGAVLRRGEPCAGSQPLI, encoded by the coding sequence ATGGCCATCGAACCTGAGGATCTTCTACCGCACTTCGAGCGTGAGTTGGGGCTGCTGCGCCGTTCGATGCGCGCGTTCACTCAGCATTACCCTAAAATCGCGGCTCGCCTGGCGATGGCAGGTGAGCACTCGGATGACCCACACGTCGAACGGCTGCTGCAATCGTTCGCGTTGATGTGCGCTCGGCACGACATCCGACTCGAAGATGAGGTGCCGGAGTTTACTCACGCATTGATTGACACAATCCACGGAGCGTTCCTGCGGCCGTTTCCATCTTGTGCGATGGCCCAATTCCGCGTGGATCGAGACAGCAAGCAGACCGAGCCGCGAATAGTTCCACGCGGCACCCAATTGGTGGCGCCGAATAGCCGCTTGGTGTTCCGCACTGCCGCCGACGTCACGTTGGTGCCGTTGACCGTTTCCGCTGTACGTTACGCGACGTCGACCGTCGCGCCGATGCAAACGACACTGCCGTCCGACACGACGGGGATTTTGTCTTTCACCCTTGAGCTCACGGCACCGTCGGCCCAGTTCTCCATCGCTCCCGATATGCTGCGGATACATTTGGCGGGAGAGAGGGAGGTGGTGGCTGCGCTCGCCGACGGCGTGCTGATGCACGCCACGCGTGCCTTCGTTGAACTGGACGGCAACGGGCGCTGGCGTCGGGTGGACATGCCGCTGGCGGCCGCAGGTTTCGACGATGCCGACGCGCTGCTTCCGCCGCCTCGCGACAACACGACTGCTCCGTTTCATTTGTTGATGGAGTACGGCGCGTTTCCCGCTCGATTTGACAACCTCGATCTGGATTTGGCGCGGTTGAAACGGTTGGCGGGCGGTGCGCGCCGGATCACGTTGCATTTGGCCCTTGCCGGCGTCCACCCCGACTCACGTCGCGCCCAACGATTGATTGCAGCGTCGGCCGACAATCTCCGGCTGTTTTGCACACCAGTAGTCAACTTGTTCTCGAGCAATGCGGAGCCAATCGAAACGAAGGCTGGGCAAGCGTACTATGCGCTGAAACCGTTTTCGCTGAAGAGCGCAGCCACGACCGAGATCTGGTCAGTTGATCAGGTCCGTATCACGACCGCCCAGGGTGCCGCACTTCTGCCGCCCTTCGAATCCTTGCAGCATGCGCTTGGCGCAGCTCCAGGCCCGTATTGGATCGTTTTGCGGGACGAAGCCCGGCGCGCGCCGAAGCCGCCTTCCGAGCCCGGCAAGCCGGGACAGGAAGCGCTGCGCAGACATGCAACTGGAGCGCGCGCAGCCGGATTGCGTGGCTTGGAACTCGCGCTTGTGAACGCCCGCGGCGAGCCCGTTGATCCGGCCGCGCAGCGGCAGCTCGACATCGCGCTGTCTTGCACAAATGGCAACCTGGCGGACATGCGCGAGCGCCGGTTAGCCGTGCGCGATGGGGACTCGGGTGACGAGATCGAGTTATTGGCTCAGCCCAGTGCAAGTCCCGCGCCGATTCTTCGCCGCGGCGACCTGTGGGAATTGCTGTCGTGGCTGGTTCCGCAGGCAGCGCGGCTAAACGCCGACGGGCTCAATGAGTTCAAGCGCTTGTGCACCCGCTTCGGCATGTCCGCGCCCGACGCCGGCCGGCGATTCGACGCGCTCGTGTCGCTCTCGACTGCGCGGGTGCGGGGCTGGATGCCAGGCAAGCCGGCTTCAGCGTTCGTCCAAGGATTGGATGTCCGGCTCGTGATCGACGAGCAGCGTTTCGTCCAATTCAGTCTCGCCGGATTGGCGCGCGTGATGGATCGACTATTTTCCCCGTACGTTCCAGTCACCAGCTTCGTGCAAATCGT
- a CDS encoding thioesterase II family protein, whose product MRLICFPYAGGSAAVYRPLEALLPGIDVYRHELAGRGSRLSEPAARDMSTLIDTLLRDLRDCFDRPFSLLGHSMGAAIAAELALRLPADVRPNLRHLFVSGRAAPGNARPGRRMQALDDRAFIDALHEMGGTPKPVLENDELMALLMPALRADFALIENYRPEPGCQLAVDITAFAGRADTHAPVDSVAGWRAATAGHFDFHVIEGDHFFLRSEMRTMAGIIAARLRHAHCIASNA is encoded by the coding sequence ATGCGCCTGATCTGCTTCCCCTACGCCGGCGGCTCGGCCGCCGTCTATCGCCCTCTCGAAGCCTTGTTGCCCGGCATCGACGTATACCGACACGAGCTCGCAGGCCGCGGCAGCCGCTTGTCCGAGCCAGCCGCACGCGACATGTCGACGTTGATCGACACGTTGCTGCGCGACCTGCGCGACTGCTTCGATCGCCCGTTCTCGTTACTCGGCCACAGCATGGGCGCGGCGATCGCCGCGGAACTGGCGCTGCGGCTTCCCGCCGACGTGCGCCCGAACCTGCGCCATCTGTTCGTGAGCGGCCGCGCCGCACCGGGCAACGCGCGACCGGGTCGTCGCATGCAGGCGCTCGACGATCGCGCCTTCATCGACGCCTTGCACGAAATGGGCGGCACGCCGAAGCCCGTCCTGGAGAACGACGAGCTGATGGCGCTGCTGATGCCGGCCCTGCGTGCGGATTTCGCGCTGATCGAAAACTACCGGCCCGAGCCGGGGTGCCAACTGGCGGTGGACATCACCGCGTTCGCCGGCCGCGCAGATACGCATGCTCCGGTCGATTCTGTTGCAGGCTGGCGCGCCGCGACGGCCGGGCACTTCGATTTCCACGTCATCGAAGGCGATCACTTCTTCCTGCGAAGCGAAATGCGGACGATGGCCGGCATCATCGCGGCGCGCCTGCGGCACGCGCACTGCATCGCGTCGAACGCTTGA
- a CDS encoding TauD/TfdA family dioxygenase: protein MQGMTERKLLADGSSPWLLEPASNERDIAAAVNANRPALEARLHEHGALLFRGFDVSSVSDFDAFVNAVSSHKSDYVYRSTPRTSVGNGIFTATEYPPSETIALHCENAYQRSWPLSVAFCCLTPAASGGETPIADMREVTRRIGPRLLDAFETKQVRYVRHYRSHVDIPWETVFQTRDRSRVAAFCADHDIAFEWLDDDTLRTVQINQGVAYHPVTGERVFFNQAHLFHISNLEASLASSIVSLFGLDRVPRNACYGDGQPLDLADIEHVRNAFRECAITFAWQRGDVLLVDNMRFAHGRNPFEGERKVVVSLLDPYAPTATQQPHAGDHARIPQ from the coding sequence ATGCAGGGCATGACGGAACGCAAGCTGCTTGCCGACGGGAGTTCTCCGTGGCTGCTGGAACCTGCGTCGAACGAGCGCGATATCGCAGCGGCGGTGAATGCCAATCGGCCGGCACTCGAAGCGCGGCTACACGAGCACGGCGCGCTGCTGTTCCGCGGCTTCGACGTTTCATCCGTGAGCGACTTCGACGCGTTCGTCAATGCGGTTTCAAGCCACAAGTCCGACTACGTCTATCGCTCCACGCCGCGCACGTCGGTCGGCAATGGCATCTTCACGGCCACCGAGTATCCGCCGAGCGAGACGATCGCACTGCATTGCGAAAACGCGTATCAGCGCAGCTGGCCGCTCAGCGTGGCGTTCTGCTGCCTGACGCCGGCCGCGAGCGGCGGCGAAACGCCGATTGCCGACATGCGCGAAGTGACCCGCCGAATCGGGCCGCGGCTCCTGGACGCGTTCGAGACGAAGCAAGTCCGCTATGTCAGGCACTACCGCAGCCATGTCGACATTCCGTGGGAAACCGTCTTTCAGACGCGCGACCGCAGCCGGGTCGCGGCGTTCTGCGCGGACCACGACATCGCGTTCGAATGGCTCGACGACGACACGCTGCGCACCGTCCAGATCAATCAGGGCGTGGCCTACCATCCCGTCACCGGCGAGCGGGTGTTCTTCAATCAGGCGCATCTGTTTCACATCTCGAACCTCGAAGCCTCGCTCGCCAGCTCCATCGTCAGCCTGTTCGGCCTTGACCGCGTGCCGCGCAACGCGTGCTACGGCGACGGCCAGCCGCTCGATCTCGCCGACATCGAGCACGTCCGCAACGCGTTCCGCGAATGCGCGATCACGTTTGCGTGGCAACGAGGCGATGTCCTGCTCGTCGACAACATGCGATTCGCCCACGGCCGCAACCCGTTCGAAGGCGAGCGCAAGGTCGTCGTGTCGCTGCTCGACCCATACGCGCCCACCGCCACGCAACAACCGCACGCCGGCGATCACGCGCGCATTCCGCAATAG
- a CDS encoding IS110-like element ISBma3 family transposase, giving the protein MQDTQQRDAVDVFVGVDVGKGHHHAVALDRNGKRLYNKALPNDEAKLRALIAELKTHGRLLFVVDQPSTIGALPVAVARAEGVLVAYLPGLAMRRIADLHAGEAKTDARDAAIIAAAARSMPHTLRSLRLADEQLAELTMLCGFDDDLAAQVTQTSNRIRGLLTQIHPALERVLGPRLDHPAVLDLLERYPSPAALAGTSEKTLANRLTKLAPRMGKGLAAEIVQALSEQAVTVPGTQAATIVMPRLAQQLAALRKQRDEIAAEVERLVLAHPLWPVLTSMPGVGVRTAARLLTEVAHKAFASAAHLAAYAGLAPVTRRSGSSIRGEHPSRRGNKVLKRALFLSAFAALRDPVSRAYYSRKIQQGKRHNQALIALARRRCDVLFAMLRDGTIYQPKSVPNA; this is encoded by the coding sequence ATGCAAGACACTCAACAACGTGACGCCGTCGATGTCTTTGTCGGCGTCGATGTCGGTAAGGGCCACCATCACGCCGTGGCACTCGATCGGAACGGTAAGCGCTTGTACAACAAGGCTCTCCCCAACGACGAGGCCAAACTGCGCGCCCTCATCGCCGAACTCAAGACTCACGGTCGACTGCTGTTCGTCGTCGATCAGCCTTCCACCATCGGCGCGCTTCCTGTAGCCGTCGCCCGCGCTGAAGGCGTACTCGTCGCCTATCTGCCCGGACTGGCCATGCGCCGCATCGCTGATTTGCACGCCGGCGAAGCCAAGACCGATGCCCGCGACGCCGCGATCATCGCCGCAGCCGCTCGCTCGATGCCGCATACGCTGCGCTCGCTTCGACTGGCCGACGAGCAACTCGCCGAACTCACCATGCTCTGCGGCTTCGATGACGACCTCGCCGCTCAGGTCACGCAAACCAGCAACCGCATTCGCGGGCTGCTTACCCAGATCCATCCGGCGCTCGAGCGTGTTCTCGGACCGCGCCTTGACCATCCAGCGGTACTCGATCTGCTTGAGCGCTATCCGTCGCCCGCCGCGCTTGCCGGCACCAGCGAGAAGACGCTCGCCAATCGCCTGACCAAGCTCGCTCCGCGCATGGGCAAAGGCTTAGCGGCCGAAATCGTTCAGGCACTGAGCGAACAAGCCGTGACCGTGCCCGGCACGCAAGCCGCCACCATCGTCATGCCCCGTTTAGCCCAGCAGCTTGCGGCATTGCGTAAGCAACGCGACGAGATCGCTGCCGAAGTGGAGCGATTGGTGCTTGCTCACCCTCTTTGGCCGGTCCTGACCAGCATGCCGGGAGTCGGCGTCAGGACCGCCGCCAGACTCCTGACCGAGGTCGCTCATAAGGCGTTCGCTTCGGCGGCGCATCTGGCGGCCTACGCCGGCCTCGCGCCGGTTACCCGACGCTCAGGTTCATCGATACGCGGTGAACATCCATCCAGACGCGGCAACAAGGTGCTCAAGCGCGCCTTATTCCTATCCGCCTTCGCGGCCTTGCGGGACCCAGTCTCACGGGCCTATTACTCGCGCAAGATCCAGCAAGGCAAGCGTCATAACCAAGCGCTCATCGCGCTCGCGCGGCGACGCTGCGACGTTCTGTTCGCCATGCTGCGCGACGGCACCATTTACCAACCCAAGTCAGTCCCTAACGCTTGA
- a CDS encoding UDP-glucuronic acid decarboxylase family protein, protein MQSNRKRILVTGGAGFLGSHLCERLVELGNDVLCVDNYFTGTKRNVAALLGNPSFEALRHDVTFPLYVEVDEIYNLACPASPIHYQFDPVQTTKTSVMGAINMLGLARRTHARVLQTSTSEVYGDPDVHPQPESYRGNVSPLGPRACYDEGKRCAETLFFDYHRQQNVQIKVVRIFNTYGPRMHPNDGRVVSNFIVQALRGDDITLYGDGSQTRAFCYVDDMVDGLIRMMATPADLTGPINLGNPHEIAVSELAQVILRLTGSKSRLVFRPLPQDDPTQRCPDIGLARTHLDWVPTVGLEAGLRRTIEYFRSTLPA, encoded by the coding sequence GTGCAAAGTAATCGAAAGCGAATCCTCGTAACAGGCGGCGCGGGTTTCCTCGGTTCGCATCTCTGCGAGCGACTGGTCGAACTCGGCAACGATGTGCTGTGCGTCGACAATTACTTCACCGGTACGAAGCGGAACGTGGCGGCGCTGCTCGGCAACCCGAGCTTCGAGGCGCTGCGCCACGACGTCACCTTTCCGCTGTACGTGGAGGTGGACGAGATCTACAACCTCGCCTGCCCCGCTTCGCCGATCCACTACCAGTTCGATCCGGTGCAGACGACCAAAACCAGTGTGATGGGCGCGATCAACATGCTGGGGCTCGCGCGACGCACGCATGCCCGCGTGCTGCAAACGTCGACCAGCGAGGTGTACGGCGACCCCGACGTGCATCCGCAGCCCGAGAGCTATCGCGGCAACGTCAGCCCGCTCGGCCCGCGCGCCTGCTACGACGAAGGAAAACGCTGCGCGGAGACGCTGTTCTTCGACTATCACCGCCAGCAAAACGTCCAGATCAAGGTCGTACGCATCTTCAACACGTATGGCCCGCGCATGCATCCGAACGACGGCCGCGTGGTGTCCAACTTCATCGTGCAGGCGCTGCGCGGCGACGACATCACGCTGTATGGCGATGGCAGCCAGACCCGCGCGTTCTGCTATGTCGACGACATGGTCGACGGCCTGATCCGAATGATGGCCACGCCCGCGGATCTCACCGGGCCGATCAATCTCGGCAATCCGCACGAGATCGCGGTCAGCGAACTTGCGCAAGTGATCTTGCGCCTGACCGGTTCGAAATCGCGGCTCGTGTTCCGACCGCTGCCGCAGGACGATCCGACCCAGCGCTGCCCCGATATCGGCCTCGCACGCACCCACCTCGACTGGGTGCCGACGGTCGGGCTCGAAGCCGGTCTGCGACGGACCATCGAATATTTCCGCTCGACTCTGCCCGCTTGA